A part of Gossypium hirsutum isolate 1008001.06 chromosome A07, Gossypium_hirsutum_v2.1, whole genome shotgun sequence genomic DNA contains:
- the LOC107948903 gene encoding BTB/POZ domain-containing protein At2g04740 isoform X2: protein MPSASPHSSELDDIDLDASDFTASVPLKKVPNGDIFEASRAGDVDRLRYLLESGVNVNARDNWDSVALYYACLAGHLDAARMLLENGAICSEHTFDGDRCHYAALNLKVRKLLKAFEARPPPLGPLQGSLRDTFLSCEANRGFLDQATESGLHFQVSGFASNGASSSYYFPPDVVFFVQGRPIEAHRFILSSRSPFFRKKFESDWKGRNEVRFSREKLSYPALYSLIHFFYSDRLEVAVDDMEDLVRICKVCKCESLQRILEKELIHQKYAEYKALRDVDNSQKRYILQGLSLPEEDRLPAALHRILQISLAKSSKEHSLDIGVDRLLPRVGAIQYTDGLTDIDPAQAEEMFDAASRYLLFPLKRAVADVLLPHLEMVSPAELCHWLVLSDMYGVLKIREYCLDTIACNFETFADTSEFRAMLLTLPPPSGDSSLRTTVPSAPGAVINTDQANLLDDLREKWLEAEGAELDKRDESALLFDKRLEMLMVVAEQEKSLPSAADGHDHVV, encoded by the exons ATGCCCTCAGCTTCACCCCATTCCTCCGAGCTCGACGACATAGACCTTGACGCCTCTGACTTCACCGCCTCCGTCCCACTTAAGAAGGTTCCCAACGGTGACATCTTCGAAGCTTCACGTGCCGGCGACGTCGACCGTCTCCGTTACCTCCTCGAGTCCGGCGTCAACGTTAACGCCCGGGATAACTGGGATTCCGTTGCCTTGTACTATGCTTGCTTAGCTGGGCACTTGGATGCTGCCCGTATGTTACTGGAGAATGGGGCTATTTGCTCCGAACATACCTTTGATGGGGATAGGTGTCACTATGCTGCTTTGAACTTGAAGGTTAGGAAACTTCTCAAGGCTTTTGAGGCTCGGCCACCGCCTCTTGGGCCGTTACAGGGTTCCCTTAGAGATACTTTCTTGAGCTGTGAGGCTAATCGGGGTTTTCTCGACCAGGCTACTGAGAGTGGGTTGCATTTCCAGGTTTCGG GTTTTGCATCCAATGGGGCATCAAGTTCCTATTATTTCCCACCAGATGTTGTATTTTTTGTGCAAGGCAGACCCATTGAAGCTCATAGATTTATTTTAAGTTCCCGGTCACCTTTTTTTAGGAAAAAGTTTGAAAGTGACTGGAAAGGTCGCAATGAAGTTCGATTTTCAAGAGAAAAGTTGTCGTATCCTGCTCTGTATAGCCTCATCCACTTCTTTTATTCTGACAGACTAGAGGTTGCTGTAGATGATATGGAAGATCTTGTGAGAATTTGTAAAGTATGCAAATGTGAATCACTACAAAGGATTCTAGAGAAAGAACTGATTCACCAAAAATATGCTGAATACAAAGCATTGAGAGATGTAGACAACTCTCAAAAACGGTATATTTTACAGGGCCTGTCCCTACCTGAGGAGGACCGGCTTCCTGCTGCATTGCATCGGATCCTTCAAATTTCCCTGGCAAAGTCATCCAAGGAACACAGCCTTGACATTGGTGTTGACAGATTACTGCCTCGTGTTGGTGCAATACA GTACACTGATGGTTTGACAGATATAGACCCTGCTCAG GCAGAGGAAATGTTTGATGCTGCTTCTCGTTATCTATTATTTCCTTTGAAGCGTGCTGTCGCTGATGTACTGTTGCCACATCTAGAGATGGTCTCACCGGCAGAATTGTGCCATTGGCTTGTATTATCTGACAT GTATGGTGTTTTGAAGATACGGGAGTATTGTCTAGATACAATTGCTTGTAACTTTGAGACATTTGCCGACACAAGTGAGTTCCGAGCAATGCTTTTGACACTGCCACCACCATCTGGAGATTCATCACTCCGGACTACAGTTCCAAGTGCCCCAGGAGCTGTAATCAATACGGACCAAGCCAATCTTTTGGATGATCTTcgagaaaaatggcttgaagcAGAAGGTGCTGAGCTTGACAAGAGAGATGAGAGTGCTCTACTTTTTGATAAGCGCTTGGAGATGCTTATGGTTGTTGCAGAACAAGAAAAATCTCTTCCTTCTGCTGCTGATGGCCATGATCATGTTGTATAA
- the LOC107948903 gene encoding BTB/POZ domain-containing protein At2g04740 isoform X1 — protein sequence MPSASPHSSELDDIDLDASDFTASVPLKKVPNGDIFEASRAGDVDRLRYLLESGVNVNARDNWDSVALYYACLAGHLDAARMLLENGAICSEHTFDGDRCHYAALNLKVRKLLKAFEARPPPLGPLQGSLRDTFLSCEANRGFLDQATESGLHFQVSGFASNGASSSYYFPPDVVFFVQGRPIEAHRFILSSRSPFFRKKFESDWKGRNEVRFSREKLSYPALYSLIHFFYSDRLEVAVDDMEDLVRICKVCKCESLQRILEKELIHQKYAEYKALRDVDNSQKRYILQGLSLPEEDRLPAALHRILQISLAKSSKEHSLDIGVDRLLPRVGAIQLSDSLDDLADICVRVDKRIFRCHQVVLASRSEYFKTRLSRMKEFYERTDAFSSDTLPYLEEHDLSAKAFEKMIEYMYTDGLTDIDPAQAEEMFDAASRYLLFPLKRAVADVLLPHLEMVSPAELCHWLVLSDMYGVLKIREYCLDTIACNFETFADTSEFRAMLLTLPPPSGDSSLRTTVPSAPGAVINTDQANLLDDLREKWLEAEGAELDKRDESALLFDKRLEMLMVVAEQEKSLPSAADGHDHVV from the exons ATGCCCTCAGCTTCACCCCATTCCTCCGAGCTCGACGACATAGACCTTGACGCCTCTGACTTCACCGCCTCCGTCCCACTTAAGAAGGTTCCCAACGGTGACATCTTCGAAGCTTCACGTGCCGGCGACGTCGACCGTCTCCGTTACCTCCTCGAGTCCGGCGTCAACGTTAACGCCCGGGATAACTGGGATTCCGTTGCCTTGTACTATGCTTGCTTAGCTGGGCACTTGGATGCTGCCCGTATGTTACTGGAGAATGGGGCTATTTGCTCCGAACATACCTTTGATGGGGATAGGTGTCACTATGCTGCTTTGAACTTGAAGGTTAGGAAACTTCTCAAGGCTTTTGAGGCTCGGCCACCGCCTCTTGGGCCGTTACAGGGTTCCCTTAGAGATACTTTCTTGAGCTGTGAGGCTAATCGGGGTTTTCTCGACCAGGCTACTGAGAGTGGGTTGCATTTCCAGGTTTCGG GTTTTGCATCCAATGGGGCATCAAGTTCCTATTATTTCCCACCAGATGTTGTATTTTTTGTGCAAGGCAGACCCATTGAAGCTCATAGATTTATTTTAAGTTCCCGGTCACCTTTTTTTAGGAAAAAGTTTGAAAGTGACTGGAAAGGTCGCAATGAAGTTCGATTTTCAAGAGAAAAGTTGTCGTATCCTGCTCTGTATAGCCTCATCCACTTCTTTTATTCTGACAGACTAGAGGTTGCTGTAGATGATATGGAAGATCTTGTGAGAATTTGTAAAGTATGCAAATGTGAATCACTACAAAGGATTCTAGAGAAAGAACTGATTCACCAAAAATATGCTGAATACAAAGCATTGAGAGATGTAGACAACTCTCAAAAACGGTATATTTTACAGGGCCTGTCCCTACCTGAGGAGGACCGGCTTCCTGCTGCATTGCATCGGATCCTTCAAATTTCCCTGGCAAAGTCATCCAAGGAACACAGCCTTGACATTGGTGTTGACAGATTACTGCCTCGTGTTGGTGCAATACAGTTAAGTGACTCTCTGGATGATCTTGCAGATATTTGTGTAAGAGTTGACAAAAGGATTTTCCGTTGTCATCAAGTTGTTTTAGCATCAAGATCAGAATATTTTAAAACAAGATTGTCTCGTATGAAAGAATTTTATGAACGAACAGATGCATTTTCTAGTGATACCCTTCCATATCTAGAAGAACACGATTTGAGTGCTAAGGCATTTGAGAAAATGATCGAGTATAT GTACACTGATGGTTTGACAGATATAGACCCTGCTCAG GCAGAGGAAATGTTTGATGCTGCTTCTCGTTATCTATTATTTCCTTTGAAGCGTGCTGTCGCTGATGTACTGTTGCCACATCTAGAGATGGTCTCACCGGCAGAATTGTGCCATTGGCTTGTATTATCTGACAT GTATGGTGTTTTGAAGATACGGGAGTATTGTCTAGATACAATTGCTTGTAACTTTGAGACATTTGCCGACACAAGTGAGTTCCGAGCAATGCTTTTGACACTGCCACCACCATCTGGAGATTCATCACTCCGGACTACAGTTCCAAGTGCCCCAGGAGCTGTAATCAATACGGACCAAGCCAATCTTTTGGATGATCTTcgagaaaaatggcttgaagcAGAAGGTGCTGAGCTTGACAAGAGAGATGAGAGTGCTCTACTTTTTGATAAGCGCTTGGAGATGCTTATGGTTGTTGCAGAACAAGAAAAATCTCTTCCTTCTGCTGCTGATGGCCATGATCATGTTGTATAA
- the LOC107948902 gene encoding fimbrin-5 has product MSSYQGVIVSDPWLQSQFTQVELRTLKSKFINVRTQHGRVTLGDLPPVFSKLKAFTEMFNEDEIKTVLGESNSDMGEEIDFEGFLRAYLNLQTHAIEKSGGTKSSFLKATTTTFHHAINESEKASYVAHINNYLAEDKFLKDFLPIDPATDALFDLAKNGVLLCKLINVAVPGTIDERAINTKKVLNPWERNENHTLCLNSAKAIGCTVVNIGTQDLAEGRPHLILGLISQIIKIQVLADLNLKKTPQLVELVDDSQDVEELLSLAPEKVLLKWMNFHLKKVGYEKQVTNFSTDLKDGEAYAYLLNALAPEHSTPSTLDTSDPTERANMVLQQAEKLECKRFLTPKDIVEGSPNLNLAFVAQIFHNRNGLSTESKNMSHAEMMSDDVETSREERCFRLWINSLGISTYVNNLFEDVRNGWVMLEVLDKLFPGTVNWKQANKPPIKMPFKKVENCNQVINIGKDLNFSLVNVAGNDVVAGNKKLIVAFLWQLMRFSMLQLLKNLRSYSHGKEITDADILNWANNKVKKSGRTTQMESFKDKSLSNGVFFLELLTAVEPRVVDWNLVTKGETDEDKKSNATYIISVARKIGCSIFLLPEDVIEVNQKMILTLTASIMYFCLQQQGEGPDDSDLASEVSRLSVDGSVSDAAPSPQAED; this is encoded by the exons ATGTCTAGTTATCAAGGTGTCATCGTTTCTGATCCTTGGCTTCAAAGCCAGTTCACTCAAGTTGAGCTCCGTACCCTTAAATCCAAG TTTATCAACGTGAGGACTCAACATGGTCGTGTTACTCTCGGTGATTTGCCGCCAGTTTTCTCCAAGTTGAAGGCTTTTACTGAAATGTTCAATGAGGATGAGATTAAGACTGTTTTGGGAGAATCCAATAGTGATATGGGTGAAGAAATTGATTTCGAGGGCTTTCTTCGG GCTTATTTAAATTTGCAAACTCATGCAATCGAAAAATCGGGTGGAACAAAATCTTCGTTTCTCAAGGCAACCACAACCACTTTTCATCATGCTATTAATGAATCCGAGAAGGCTTCTTATGTTGCTCATATTAATAACTACCTAGCTGAAGATAAATTCTTGAAAGATTTTCTTCCTATTGATCCAGCTACTGATGCCTTATTCGATCTTGCTAAAAACGGAGTTCTTCTTTG CAAGCTTATCAATGTAGCTGTTCCTGGGACCATAGATGAGAGGGCTATTAACACCAAAAAGGTTCTTAATCCCTGGGAGAGGAATGAGAACCATACTCTTTGCCTTAATTCTGCAAAAGCTATTGGTTGCACTGTGGTTAATATTGGAACACAAGACCTTGCTGAAGGAAGA cCCCATCTGATACTTGGATTGATTTCTCAAATTATTAAG ATTCAAGTACTAGCAGATCTCAATCTGAAGAAAACTCCTCAACTCGTGGAATTGGTGGATGATAGCCAG GATGTGGAGGAGCTCTTAAGTTTAGCACCTGAAAAGGTTTTGCTGAAATGGATGAATTTTCATCTGAAGAAAGTGGGATACGAAAAGCAGGTTACAAACTTCTCTACAGATTTGAAG GATGGAGAGGCATATGCCTACCTGCTTAATGCGCTTGCCCCTGAACACAGTACCCCCTCAACTTTGGATACAAGTGATCCAACCGAAAGAGCAAACATGGTTCTTCAGCAGGCTGAGAAATTGGAATGCAAAAGATTTCTCACTCCCAAGGACATTGTTGAGGGCTCACCAAATCTCAATCTTGCATTTGTTGCACAAATTTTCCACAACAG GAATGGTTTATCTACTGAAAGCAAAAATATGTCCCATGCTGAGATGATGAGCGATGATGTAGAAACTTCTCGTGAAGAGAGATGCTTTCGACTTTGGATTAACAGTCTTGGAATTTCTACATATGTCAACAATCTTTTTGAAGATGTTAGAAACGG ATGGGTTATGCTAGAGGTTTTAGACAAACTTTTTCCTGGAACGGTAAACTGGAAGCAAGCTAATAAGCCTCCTATAAAGATGCCATTTAAAAAGGTTGAGAATTGCAATCAAGTTATAAATATTGGGAAGGATTTAAACTTCTCACTTGTGAATGTAGCTGGCAATGATGTTGTGGCAGGAAACAAGAAACTTATAGTTG CATTTTTATGGCAACTCATGCGGTTCTCTATGCTCCAACTCCTTAAAAACTTGAGGTCTTACTCTCATGGTAAAGAAATTACTGATGCCGACATTCTGAACTGGGCTAACAATAAAGTAAAGAAGTCAGGTAGAACCACTCAAATGGAGAGCTTCAAG GATAAAAGCCTTTCAAATGGTGTATTCTTCCTCGAGCTTCTTACTGCAGTGGAGCCAAGGGTGGTTGACTGGAATCTCGTTACCAAGGGAGAAACCG ATGAAGACAAGAAGTCGAATGCAACCTATATAATCAGTGTTGCACGAAAGATTGGATGCTCCATTTTCTTATTACCCGAGGATGTCATAGAG GTAAACCAGAAAATGATTCTAACATTGACTGCCAGCATCATGTACTTTTGCCTACAGCAGCAAGGAGAAGGGCCTGATGACAGTGACCTTGCCAGTGAAGTCTCGAGGTTGTCTGTTGACGGTTCAGTTTCAGATGCTGCTCCATCTCCCCAAGCTGAAGATTAG
- the LOC107948904 gene encoding TBC1 domain family member 2A: protein MHGAQSKRDLAMELQAQLPILRPSIHTRRANLTVKFQDLYGFTVEGNVDDVNVLNEVREKVRQQGRVWWALEASKGANWYLQPQVSSLSEGIVLKSSLKFSALANAMTLKKLIRKGIPPVLRPKVWFSLSGAAKKKSTVPESYYNDLTKAVEGKVTPATRQIDHDLPRTFPGHPWLDTPQGHAALRRVLVGYSFRDSDVGYCQGLNYVAALLLLVMKTEEDAFWMLAVLLENVLVNDCYTNNLSGCHVEQRVFKDLLSKKCPRIAAHLEALEFDVSLVATEWFLCLFAKSLPSETTLRVWDVLFYEGAKVLFHAALAIFKMKEEDLLLAHQVGDVINIIQRTTHHLFDPDELLTVAFNKIGFMTTNTISKQRKKQEPEVMKELDERLRRLNSLREDDR, encoded by the exons ATGCATGGTGCCCAAAGCAAAAGGGACCTTGCCATGGAATTACAAGCACAGCTACCGATCTTAAGGCCAAGTATCCACACAAGAAGAGCAAATCTAACAGTGAAATTCCAAGACCTTTATGGGTTCACAGTAGAAGGCAATGTGGACGATGTTAATGTATTGAATGAGGTTAGAGAAAAAGTAAGGCAACAAGGGCGTGTTTGGTGGGCACTTGAAGCAAGCAAAGGAGCCAATTGGTATTTACAACCACAAGTTTCTTCATTATCTGAAGGGATTGTTTTGAAATCTTCACTCAAATTTTCAGCTTTGGCTAATGCTATGACATTGAAGAAGCTTATTAGGAAAGGTATTCCACCTGTGCTTAGGCCTAAGGTTTGGTTCTCACTTTCAGGCGCTGCTAAGAAGAAATCCACGGTGCCTGAAAGTTATTATAATGATTTGACTAAAGCGGTGGAAGGTAAAGTCACACCTGCTACACGACAGATTGATCAT GACCTTCCACGAACGTTCCCCGGTCACCCATGGTTGGACACACCACAGGGCCATGCAGCTCTCCGGCGTGTGCTTGTGGGGTATTCTTTTCGTGATTCTGATGTGGGGTACTGTCAG GGGTTAAACTACGTCGCGGCATTGTTATTGCTTGTAATGAAAACGGAGGAAGATGCATTTTGGATGCTTGCTGTTCTCCTTGAAAATGTCCTAGTTAACGACTGCTATACAAATAACTTATCCGGATGCCATGTTGAGCAAAGGGTTTTTAAAGATTTGCTTTCTAAGAAGTGTCCAAG GATTGCTGCTCATTTGGAAGCATTAGAGTTCGATGTCTCCCTCGTTGCTACGGAGTGGTTTCTATGCCTTTTTGCTAAAAGCTTGCCTTCCGAG ACAACTCTGCGTGTGTGGGATGTCCTTTTCTACGAGGGAGCGAAGGTTCTTTTTCATGCAGCTTTGGCTATATTTAAG atgaaggaagaagatttACTTCTAGCACATCAGGTCGGCGATGTTATTAATATAATACAAAGAACTACGCATCACCTTTTCGATCCCGATGAGTTATTGACG GTTGCATTCAATAAAATTGGGTTTATGACGACAAACACTATATCGAAGCAAAGGAAAAAGCAGGAACCGGAAGTAATGAAAGAGCTTGACGAGAGATTAAGAAGATTAAATTCTCTGAGAGAAGATGACAGGTAA